In Parafrankia irregularis, a single genomic region encodes these proteins:
- a CDS encoding serine/threonine-protein kinase: protein MPEKAEPKTSNDPSADRRRLLAGRYRLGAILGSGGAGIVRAGEDTLLRRPVAIKQVRLPPPAVEGDGDATRERAVSRERVLREARVAARLRHPGLVAVYDVIEADGSPWIVMELVEGRSLAEIIRESGRLTPATVARMGVSLAYALEAAHRSGVVHRDVKPGNVLVTPDGQPRLTDFGIAVSEGDPALTSTGIVVGSPAYIPPERARGARVAAPGDVWGLGATLFSAVEGEPPYAGEGALATLAAIVEDRRRPCPHAGPLGPVLAQLLDPDPDRRPSLAQARAMLRQIAASEPYPTREFDASAHADVDPGPDPASARQPAQDRERDVPAEHREVAAPSGPSAAHRAAEPAGDRGPSAPGGPVERRGPATPSGPSEAGAGRSPGGPGGLGGPGGPGGSGGPAVAGARPAAGRRTRRSVVLVVVLVVLLAGGLAGLGVVLTSGPDGTAGPTAATPGTAATPGGRAGTDSATDAGSGTTTPGRSSASASATTGATVTPTAPAGPGGAVALDQVGTVIPSSTDPAQAPAGLTSRSGVAGWSVAVPAGWRSGGRAPTKETFTAAEGFPELLVEVRPTAGPSAIGAWQELEASVARTSPGYQRVSIRPADGADGTSAAIWEFTSTSGGRTVRTVDVAVVRNGHGYALRWRVPEDQWPQHEQLVRQVTATFRPGP, encoded by the coding sequence GTGCCGGAGAAGGCGGAACCCAAGACGTCGAACGACCCCTCGGCGGACCGGCGTCGCCTGCTCGCCGGCAGGTACCGGCTCGGGGCGATCCTGGGCAGCGGCGGGGCGGGAATCGTCCGCGCGGGTGAGGACACGCTGCTGCGCCGCCCGGTCGCGATCAAGCAGGTCCGGCTGCCGCCGCCGGCGGTGGAGGGCGACGGTGACGCCACCCGCGAGCGGGCCGTCAGCCGGGAGCGGGTGCTGCGCGAGGCGCGGGTCGCGGCGCGGCTGCGCCATCCGGGCCTGGTCGCCGTCTACGACGTCATCGAGGCCGACGGCTCGCCCTGGATCGTCATGGAGCTGGTCGAGGGCCGGTCCCTGGCTGAGATCATCCGCGAGTCGGGCCGGCTCACCCCGGCGACGGTCGCGCGGATGGGCGTGAGCCTGGCCTACGCGCTGGAGGCGGCGCACCGCTCCGGGGTCGTGCATCGCGACGTCAAGCCGGGCAACGTCCTGGTCACCCCGGACGGGCAGCCGCGGCTCACCGACTTCGGCATCGCGGTGAGCGAGGGCGACCCGGCGCTGACCAGCACCGGCATCGTGGTGGGTTCGCCGGCCTACATTCCGCCCGAGCGGGCCCGCGGCGCGCGGGTGGCCGCGCCCGGCGACGTGTGGGGCCTGGGCGCCACCCTGTTCTCCGCCGTCGAGGGCGAGCCGCCGTACGCCGGCGAGGGCGCGCTGGCGACCCTCGCGGCCATCGTCGAGGACCGGCGCCGTCCCTGCCCGCATGCGGGTCCGCTGGGCCCGGTCCTGGCGCAGCTGCTCGACCCGGACCCGGACCGGCGGCCGTCGCTGGCGCAGGCCCGGGCGATGCTGCGCCAGATCGCGGCCAGCGAGCCCTATCCGACCAGGGAGTTCGACGCGTCGGCGCACGCCGACGTCGATCCGGGGCCGGACCCGGCGTCGGCCCGCCAGCCCGCGCAGGATCGTGAGCGGGACGTCCCGGCCGAGCATCGCGAGGTGGCCGCGCCCAGCGGGCCCTCGGCCGCCCATCGGGCCGCCGAGCCTGCCGGGGACCGTGGGCCCTCGGCGCCAGGCGGGCCGGTGGAACGCCGCGGGCCCGCGACGCCGAGCGGGCCCTCCGAAGCCGGCGCGGGCCGGTCGCCTGGCGGCCCTGGCGGTCTTGGCGGCCCTGGCGGCCCTGGCGGGTCTGGTGGGCCCGCGGTGGCCGGTGCACGGCCGGCGGCGGGTCGACGGACCCGTCGGTCCGTGGTGCTGGTGGTCGTCCTCGTGGTGCTTCTGGCCGGCGGCCTGGCCGGCCTCGGCGTGGTGCTCACGAGCGGGCCGGATGGAACGGCCGGGCCCACCGCCGCCACGCCCGGCACCGCCGCCACCCCGGGCGGACGCGCCGGCACCGACTCCGCCACCGACGCGGGCTCCGGCACGACGACGCCGGGCCGGTCGTCGGCGTCCGCGTCGGCGACGACCGGGGCGACGGTGACGCCAACGGCTCCGGCCGGGCCGGGTGGTGCCGTCGCGCTGGACCAGGTCGGAACCGTGATCCCGAGCTCGACCGACCCGGCGCAGGCACCGGCCGGCCTGACGTCGCGCAGCGGCGTGGCCGGCTGGTCGGTCGCGGTGCCGGCGGGCTGGCGCTCCGGCGGCCGCGCGCCGACGAAGGAGACGTTCACCGCCGCCGAGGGCTTCCCGGAGCTGCTGGTGGAGGTTCGGCCCACCGCCGGCCCGTCCGCGATCGGTGCCTGGCAGGAGCTGGAGGCCTCGGTGGCGCGGACCAGCCCCGGCTACCAGCGGGTGTCGATCCGCCCGGCGGACGGTGCCGACGGCACCTCCGCCGCGATCTGGGAGTTCACCTCGACGTCGGGTGGCCGGACGGTGCGCACCGTGGACGTCGCCGTCGTGCGCAACGGCCACGGCTACGCGCTGCGCTGGCGGGTCCCCGAGGACCAGTGGCCACAGCACGAGCAGCTGGTCCGGCAGGTGACCGCCACCTTCCGTCCCGGCCCCTGA
- a CDS encoding acyl-CoA dehydrogenase family protein, with product MAHTCAEVSDETRTWLERVEKISATLAENRAQAEADRTTSPAVIDALRTQDFHRMWVSRALGGGGVSLRTGSAVLQAIARVDPSAAWQMGVQGAIGRLSDYLPDKVSCRLFCGSRGLVVGGVNPTGAAVRVPGGYRVSGRWAFASGATHASWLVCTATLADGQGVGPAPIRMLCVPSSAVTFVDDWHSLGLRGTGSASFIVDNVVVPESHAVDGSLLRRPPSPRRSRGYAIAYYDFAPFTTAATTIGIAQQALAVFRELAARTVPARSTEALAERATVHATFARATALVRAAELVLADAADQVTTCGEHGGEELSAVVRLAAAAVAENCVQAVTMVHTAAGAAALRSGDALDRCFRDVHTATRHITLATTNFEMVGAHLFGGPLLMRR from the coding sequence ATGGCGCACACCTGCGCGGAGGTCTCGGACGAGACGCGGACCTGGCTGGAGCGGGTCGAGAAGATCAGCGCCACGCTCGCCGAGAACCGCGCGCAGGCCGAGGCTGATCGCACCACCTCGCCAGCTGTCATCGACGCGCTGCGCACGCAGGACTTCCACCGGATGTGGGTGTCACGCGCGCTGGGCGGCGGCGGGGTGAGCCTGCGTACCGGCTCCGCCGTGCTGCAGGCGATCGCGCGCGTGGACCCGTCCGCGGCCTGGCAGATGGGCGTCCAGGGCGCGATCGGGCGACTGTCGGACTATCTGCCCGACAAGGTCTCCTGCCGGCTGTTCTGCGGCAGCCGCGGGCTGGTCGTCGGCGGGGTCAACCCCACCGGTGCGGCGGTGCGGGTACCGGGTGGCTACCGGGTCAGCGGCCGCTGGGCGTTCGCCAGCGGTGCCACCCACGCCAGCTGGCTCGTCTGCACCGCCACCCTCGCCGACGGGCAGGGCGTCGGTCCGGCGCCGATACGGATGCTGTGCGTGCCGAGCAGCGCGGTCACCTTCGTCGACGACTGGCATTCCCTGGGCCTGCGCGGAACGGGAAGCGCGAGTTTCATCGTGGACAATGTCGTCGTCCCCGAAAGCCACGCGGTGGACGGTTCGCTGCTGCGTCGCCCGCCGAGCCCGCGCCGCTCCCGTGGCTACGCGATCGCCTACTACGACTTCGCGCCGTTCACCACGGCGGCGACCACAATCGGCATCGCCCAGCAGGCCCTGGCCGTGTTCCGCGAGCTGGCCGCCCGCACGGTCCCGGCGCGCTCGACGGAGGCGCTGGCCGAGCGGGCGACCGTGCACGCGACCTTCGCCCGCGCCACCGCCCTGGTCCGGGCGGCCGAGCTCGTCCTCGCGGACGCCGCCGACCAGGTCACCACCTGCGGTGAGCACGGCGGGGAGGAGCTGTCCGCCGTCGTTCGCCTCGCGGCCGCCGCCGTCGCGGAGAACTGTGTGCAGGCCGTGACCATGGTGCACACCGCCGCGGGCGCGGCCGCGCTGCGCTCCGGCGACGCCCTCGACCGCTGCTTCCGCGACGTGCACACCGCGACCCGCCACATCACGCTCGCCACGACGAACTTCGAGATGGTCGGCGCGCACCTGTTCGGCGGCCCGCTCCTGATGCGCCGCTGA
- the nifV gene encoding homocitrate synthase produces MEVRFCDTTLRDGEQTPGVAFTAEEKVAIAVALDAAGVHQIEAGIPAMGPGEIEVLRRVVGAVERAGVVAWCRADQRDLDAAVASGVSAVHVTIPASDLHLRVKLGKTRAWARERITACVRDATDRGLLVSVGFEDASRADDAFVTDLAGELRGLGVTRFRWADTVGVANPIALHTRLRALVEAVPGPWEIHAHDDFGLATANTIAAVQAGFTWVSTTVTGLGERAGNAPIEEVAMALRHLLELPVELDTAAFRPLARLVAGAARRPLPAGKAVVGDEVFDHESGIHVHGVLRAPATYEPFDPAEVGASRRLVLGKHSGRAAVRHLMDRHGIDAPDEDLEPIVGLVRAHATTHKQPLSGDDLRALVRRVATGRTAPPTAPRG; encoded by the coding sequence ATGGAAGTCAGGTTCTGCGACACCACTCTGCGTGACGGGGAGCAGACCCCGGGAGTCGCCTTCACCGCCGAGGAGAAGGTCGCGATCGCCGTCGCGCTCGACGCCGCCGGCGTACACCAGATCGAGGCGGGGATCCCCGCCATGGGCCCGGGTGAGATCGAGGTGCTGCGCCGCGTCGTGGGCGCCGTCGAGCGTGCCGGGGTGGTCGCCTGGTGCCGGGCCGACCAGCGCGACCTCGACGCGGCCGTCGCCAGCGGCGTCAGTGCCGTCCATGTGACCATCCCCGCCTCCGACCTGCATCTTCGGGTCAAGCTGGGCAAGACCCGAGCGTGGGCCAGGGAGCGGATCACCGCCTGCGTGCGTGACGCCACCGACCGGGGGCTGCTGGTCAGCGTCGGCTTCGAGGACGCCTCCCGCGCCGACGACGCCTTCGTCACCGATCTGGCCGGGGAGCTGCGCGGCCTGGGCGTGACCCGGTTCCGCTGGGCCGACACCGTCGGCGTCGCCAACCCGATCGCCCTGCACACCCGGCTGCGGGCCCTGGTCGAGGCGGTCCCGGGGCCCTGGGAGATCCACGCCCATGACGACTTCGGGCTGGCCACCGCGAACACCATCGCCGCCGTGCAGGCCGGCTTCACCTGGGTGAGCACCACCGTCACGGGCCTCGGTGAGCGCGCCGGCAACGCGCCGATCGAGGAGGTCGCGATGGCGCTGCGGCACCTGCTCGAGCTCCCCGTCGAGTTGGACACCGCGGCGTTCCGCCCGCTGGCCCGCCTGGTCGCCGGCGCCGCGCGCCGCCCGCTGCCCGCGGGGAAGGCCGTCGTCGGGGACGAGGTGTTCGACCACGAGTCCGGCATCCACGTGCACGGTGTGCTGCGCGCGCCGGCGACCTACGAACCGTTCGATCCTGCGGAGGTCGGGGCGTCACGCCGGCTGGTGCTGGGCAAGCACAGCGGACGGGCGGCCGTGCGCCACCTGATGGACCGCCACGGCATCGACGCACCCGACGAGGACCTCGAGCCCATCGTCGGACTCGTCCGGGCACACGCCACCACCCACAAGCAGCCGCTCAGCGGCGACGACCTGCGCGCGCTGGTCCGCCGGGTGGCGACCGGACGCACCGCTCCCCCGACGGCCCCGCGCGGCTGA